The Streptomyces sp. V3I7 genome segment CCTCGGCTCCGCGCAGGACCGCGAGCAGACCCTGCGCGACCGGCTCCAGCTCAGCCTCGGCCGGCTGCGCGACTCGGTCGGCGCGGCGGTCTACCTCAGCTGGTACGTCGACGGGGAGGTCAAGATCCCCCAGTACGCCGACAGCCCGGCCACGCCGGTGGTCAACGAGTGGGTCGACTTCCGCTGCTCCGCCCACGCCACGGCCATCGGCAAGAGCCTGCTCACCCAGCTCGACCACAACGGCCGCCGCGACCACCTCTCCCGGCACAAGATGCCCCGCCTCACCTCGCGCACCATCACGAGTGACAAGCTCCTGCTGTCCCGGCTGGAGTCCCAGCCGCCGACCGTGCCCGTCCTGGACCTCCAGGAGTACGCGATCGGCACGGTGTGCGCGGCGGTCCCGATCACGGCCGGATCCGCGGTGGGCTGCCTGGCGCTGTCGCTCCCCGTGGAGCACGCCCACCGGCTGCGCCAGGCCGCCGACACCCTCAACCGCAACGCGGGCCCGGTCCTGCTGTCCCTCGCCCTGTAGCCTCGCCCTGTAGCCCGGCCTGTGGCCGCGGGTCAATGGTGATCACCGGCGTGGTCACCAGCACCCCTCGGGACCGGGTAGTATTTTCTTCGTCGCCAACCGCGAAGCGCGGAAGGCGAGAGTCATGCGCCGCTAGCTCAGTTGGTTAGAGCAGCTGACTCTTAATCAGCGGGTCCGGGGTTCGAGTCCCTGGCGGCGCACAGAAGAGAAGCCCCTCACCTCGGTGAGGGGCTTCTTCGCGTGGGGCCATGGGGCCACCACCCGTCACGCGACCGGCTCCCCCCGCCCCGAGCAGAACGCCACCGTCAGGTCCCTCACCAGGACCTTCCGCTCGTAGTCGTCGAGTTCGACCAGGCCGCGCATGGTCAGCCGGGTCACCGTGTCCTCCACCGAGTCCACCACGGAGGTCAGCATGCTGGAGCGCTGCTGGGCGTCCAGCGCGGCGATGCGGCGCCGGTGCATGGCGGCGGCGACCTCGGGGGCGTACTCGACGCACACCGGCCGCACCGAGAACACCTCTAGGCCCACGGGCGCGGCGTCCGCGGACACCAGGCGGGTCAGTGCGTCCCCGGCCGACTCCATGGCGCCCCGGGTCCCGCCCGGCATCTCCACCGGCACCCGCGCGAGCGCCGCCTCCACACACTCGCGCAGATACGTCTCGTGGTCCTCGACCCCGAGCACAGCCCGCGCCGTGTCCCGCACCCGCCACACCACGAGCACCACCGCCCGCAGCGCGACCCCGCTGCCGTCGGCCGCCGGCATCGGCTCGCTGCGCCAGTGCCGCAGCCGTACGTCCACCCGCCGCCGGCGCAGCAGCGGGTTGACCCACAGCAGGCCGGTGCGCCGGACCGTCCCCCGGTAGCGGCCGAACATCCCGAGCACCCAGGCCCGTCCGGTACGCCCCCGCAGCAGCCCGCCGAAGCCGAGCAGCCCGAGTGCCCCGGCCCCCGCGTACGCCGCCCACTGGGCCGGACCGAGCCCGGCGCCCGCCAGCGCGGGCAGCCCGAGCGCCTGCTCGGCGAGCCGCGGCAGCACGCCCGCCCACCAGGAGGCGGCCACACATCCGGCCACCCCGCCCACCCCGGCGCAGACCCCGGCCATCCCGGGCAGCACCCCGGCCGGGCACTCGGCCAGGTCGGGGTCGACCTGCGCCGCGGGCCGTGCCTTCGACGGAATCGGGGATCTGAGACGCGGCTGCTCGCCGGTCCCCTGCCGGCGGCCCACCACGGCGGGCTTCAGCGGCACCGACACCGGCGCGGGGTCGTCGCGGAACAGCAGATGGACGGGGATCTCGGTGGTCGCCTCGTTGTGGATCAGCCGGCCGTGCGGACGGAGCGGCCCCTCGACCGGTCCGTCCGACTCGGGCGTGTGTGACGTGGTCGTACTCATGGGTGCCTCCAGCCTCCGCGCCAGATGCGTCATGAACGGTGAGAAGTGAGAAAGAAGGGGGTCGGGGGGACGTCAAGCGAACAGGCGCCTCCAGGTCTCCGGGCCCGGATAGCCGTCCGCCGCTCCGCCCCGCCAGCCCTGTGCGCGCTGGAAGGCCTCGACCGCCCGCCGGTCCGCGTCGCCCCAGCGCGGCCCCGGGCCGTCGGTGTAGAAGGAGCCGAAGCCCTTCGCCACCAGCTGTCTGCCGAGCAGGGTGACGTACTTGTTGTCCGCGCCCGGCCGGAACATGGCGCGGCCGGGATAGCCGGGGACGCCGTGCGAGGCGGGTCCGGGCTCCGCGGGCTTGTCCGGGGCGGGCGCGGACGAGCCCGCCTTCGCCGGGGCGATGCTCTTGCCCTGGCCCGACGCCAGCAGCTCCCAGGTCCGCGGCCCCGGCAGACCGTCCGCGGCCGCCCCCGTCCACCCCTGGGCCTGCTGGAACGCCTGGGTCGCCCGCCGGTCCGCGTCCGACCAGCGCGGTCCGGGGCCCTGGGTGTAGAAGGCTGCGGCACCGCGGGCGACCAGCATCTGGCCGAGCTGCGTGACGTACTTGTTGTTCGCCCCCGGACCGAAGTACGACGCCCCCGGGAACGGGCCCGCCTTGATCGCGGCGGCCGGTTCGGCGCCCGACGTGGTGGGGGTCACGCCCTTGTACCGGTAGGGGACGTACCGGCTGGAGTTGCTCCAGTAGGCATATGGCGTGGACTGGCGGCGGGCGTTCGGGGGTGTCTGCTCGTAGGCGGTGTAGTAGGTGTGCGTGTAGTCGGTCCAGCCGCCGAAGATGACGACGTGCGAGCCCTTCTCGGGGTTGTCGGGGTTGTGGAAGAGCAGCATGTCGCCGGGCTCCAGCTCGTCCTTCTTGATCTTCACCCCGAAGCCGCCGAGGCTGCCGGTCCACTCGTTGCCCGGCAGCCCCCAGGCCATCGAGACGAAGCCGGAGCAGTCCTGCCGGTAGCCGTCGGTCCAGTACGTGGTCATGCTGTACGGCACCTTCGCGGTGACCCAGGTCTTGGCCCGGTTGATGATCTCCGTCCGGGTGGCCGCGGGCAGCTTCGCCGGTGCGGCGGGCTTGCCGCCGGGGCCGTGCAGCGGGGCGCGCTTGCCCTGGGGGGTGTCGGGCTCACCGTCCGCGGGGACACCGGGCCGCTGCGGGGCGGGAGCGGCGACGGCGGGGACCGCCTGGCTCGCGGCGAGGGCGGCCGAGGTGGCGGCGGCCACGACGAGGGCCCGCCGGGCCGCCGGGTGGCCGCCGAAGCGGGCGGGCAGGGCGCGCGAGCCCACCTGCCGCCAGTGAACGCATCCGGGGCAGTCGCAGTCGCTCACGGGATCGACGTCCTCGAAGACCGGAGTCGTCATGCGATTCCCCTCACATTCCGGGCCGTTTTCCGGATGAAATGCCCACATCTGTGCACGTTGATCAGTTTCTCAACTGTCTTCCGCACGCGCATGTTGACGGTCCGAATGATGTACGGCCCCGATCCGGCCGCATGCGGCCGACCGGGCGATGGTCGGGAGCACCCTCGCAGGTCAGGTAGAGTTCTCTTCGTCAGCAGGCGCCGCTAGCTCAGTTGGTTAGAGCAGCTGACTCTTAATCAGCGGGTCCGGGGTTCGAGTCCCTGGCGGCGCACAGACCGGAAGGCCTTCCACTTCAGTGGGGGGCCTTTTCGCATGGCGCACACCCCTTGTCAAGCACCGACACGGCCGATTCGCACACCCCCGCAAGCGGCATATTGAACGCATATGACCGGTAAACCCCGCGTTTCGCGTCTTGCGATCATGCTCGGCAGCGTAGAACCCCTGTTGTCCAAGTTGCCGCGCATTCAAGGAAGTTGGGGGGGGAAGCCGTTGTCGGCGTGCAGCCGTTCACCAGGTGCGGCACGTTCACCCACCGTGGCCTCCAGACCTCCCGCGCCGATCGCCGGCTACCGGGATTCATTCGCAGTGCCCCGGCGTTCACGCCGGGGGTGAAGCGAATCTGATGGTGG includes the following:
- a CDS encoding peptidoglycan-binding protein; translated protein: MTTPVFEDVDPVSDCDCPGCVHWRQVGSRALPARFGGHPAARRALVVAAATSAALAASQAVPAVAAPAPQRPGVPADGEPDTPQGKRAPLHGPGGKPAAPAKLPAATRTEIINRAKTWVTAKVPYSMTTYWTDGYRQDCSGFVSMAWGLPGNEWTGSLGGFGVKIKKDELEPGDMLLFHNPDNPEKGSHVVIFGGWTDYTHTYYTAYEQTPPNARRQSTPYAYWSNSSRYVPYRYKGVTPTTSGAEPAAAIKAGPFPGASYFGPGANNKYVTQLGQMLVARGAAAFYTQGPGPRWSDADRRATQAFQQAQGWTGAAADGLPGPRTWELLASGQGKSIAPAKAGSSAPAPDKPAEPGPASHGVPGYPGRAMFRPGADNKYVTLLGRQLVAKGFGSFYTDGPGPRWGDADRRAVEAFQRAQGWRGGAADGYPGPETWRRLFA
- a CDS encoding IclR family transcriptional regulator; its protein translation is MALKHQSTAPYHSTQDALRVLETVARRSVGVTDAELVRRTGMRPDRLTVLLRMLCREGYVEQIAGGAYVTGETLRRLGSAQDREQTLRDRLQLSLGRLRDSVGAAVYLSWYVDGEVKIPQYADSPATPVVNEWVDFRCSAHATAIGKSLLTQLDHNGRRDHLSRHKMPRLTSRTITSDKLLLSRLESQPPTVPVLDLQEYAIGTVCAAVPITAGSAVGCLALSLPVEHAHRLRQAADTLNRNAGPVLLSLAL
- a CDS encoding SPFH domain-containing protein — its product is MSTTTSHTPESDGPVEGPLRPHGRLIHNEATTEIPVHLLFRDDPAPVSVPLKPAVVGRRQGTGEQPRLRSPIPSKARPAAQVDPDLAECPAGVLPGMAGVCAGVGGVAGCVAASWWAGVLPRLAEQALGLPALAGAGLGPAQWAAYAGAGALGLLGFGGLLRGRTGRAWVLGMFGRYRGTVRRTGLLWVNPLLRRRRVDVRLRHWRSEPMPAADGSGVALRAVVLVVWRVRDTARAVLGVEDHETYLRECVEAALARVPVEMPGGTRGAMESAGDALTRLVSADAAPVGLEVFSVRPVCVEYAPEVAAAMHRRRIAALDAQQRSSMLTSVVDSVEDTVTRLTMRGLVELDDYERKVLVRDLTVAFCSGRGEPVA